In Ovis canadensis isolate MfBH-ARS-UI-01 breed Bighorn chromosome 3, ARS-UI_OviCan_v2, whole genome shotgun sequence, one DNA window encodes the following:
- the LOC138435169 gene encoding uncharacterized protein — protein SHSSCCKEEQNCPPKCPADQLTSDLLHRGASSVFQPTKFLDFKAAHPSPMLKGRSRKGSKISSSSSSMSFYSAFLERRHSLFPKFRKSSTSLHCVQSRANFDSEEKTSFSDLKSASEHFHFRSRSVFSAPKLSIISCYETASTFDASSSCIFNPNEVEIISKNSNITGAEKYIHSYSPEYNTTYFMSSKSKRNSSAYPDTVATLCQSTATMLTPSFISCSSEQHGIDNDNQEGDQLRSNSVYPSSQSHSRNASPAMVQQHPSQSATFPILHNVEFTSFCKNASGFALPQNGYLRSL, from the coding sequence TCTCACTCCAGTTGCTGCAAAGAGGAGCAGAACTGCCCACCAAAATGTCCTGCAGATCAACTTACTTCAGACCTCCTGCATCGTGGAGCCTCTTCTGTTTTTCAGCCAACAAAATTTCTTGATTTTAAAGCAGCTCATCCTTCTCCGATGCTTAAAGGCCGTTCACGTAAAGGAAGTAAAATTTCCTCATCTTCATCAAGCATGTCTTTTTACTCAGCTTTCCTTGAAAGAAGACATTCTTTATTTCCTAAATTTCGGAAAAGCAGTACGTCCCTTCATTGTGTACAAAGTAGAGCTAACTTTGATTCTGAAGAAAAAACCAGCTTCAGTGATTTAAAGTCGGCCTCAGAACATTTTCACTTTAGATCCAGAAGTGTTTTCTCTGCCCCGAAATTAAGTATAATTTCCTGTTATGAGACTGCTAGTACTTTTGATGCAAGTAGTTCATGCATATTTAATCCAAATGAAGTGGAAATCATTTCCAAAAACTCGAATATTACTGGTGCTGAAAAATATATACACTCTTATTCTCCTGAATATAACACTACATATTTTATGAGTTCTAAATCAAAAAGGAATTCCTCTGCCTATCCGGACACTGTTGCTACCTTGTGTCAAAGCACAGCAACCATGCTTACTCCAAGTTTTATTTCCTGTTCCTCTGAACAACATGGAATTGACAATGATAATCAAGAAGGAGACCAGTTAAGAAGCAATTCTGTTTATCCCTCTTCTCAAAGTCACAGTAGAAACGCTTCTCCAGCTATGGTTCAACAGCATCCCTCTCAAAGTGCAACTTTCCCTATTCTCCATAATGTTGAATttacttcattttgtaaaaatgcTAGTGGCTTTGCCTTACCTCAAAATGGTTACCTCAGATCCCTTTGA